The following proteins come from a genomic window of Halomarina ordinaria:
- a CDS encoding alpha/beta fold hydrolase, producing MTDPDHEAWTAAQEETTVSVDGHDVSMAYRDSGTPSGTGESTPVVFLHGIPTWSFLWRRVAPAFDDDRRTIAPDLVGYGNSDRHEGFDRSIRAQELALADLLDRLDVERVSLVAHDIGGGVALRFAAHHPDRVETLVLSNAVCYDSWPVEFISTMGLPKTEAMDADEFEARLDFAFDDGLYGDDADPEWLDGMKAPWLAAGGQRALARAAVATNTNHTTEIDYGAIDADVYCLWGVDDRMQPLAYGERLADDLDGEVVELERAYHWVVEDRPDAYREELREVLL from the coding sequence ATGACCGACCCCGACCACGAGGCGTGGACCGCCGCCCAGGAGGAGACGACCGTCTCCGTCGACGGCCACGACGTGTCGATGGCCTACCGGGACAGCGGGACGCCGTCGGGTACGGGGGAGTCGACGCCCGTCGTCTTCCTCCACGGCATCCCGACGTGGTCGTTCCTCTGGCGACGCGTCGCGCCCGCCTTCGACGACGACCGCCGCACCATCGCCCCGGACCTCGTCGGCTACGGCAACAGCGACCGGCACGAGGGCTTCGACCGCTCCATCCGCGCGCAGGAACTGGCGCTCGCGGACCTGCTCGACCGGTTAGACGTCGAGCGCGTCTCGCTGGTCGCCCACGACATCGGCGGGGGCGTCGCGCTCCGCTTCGCCGCCCACCACCCCGACCGCGTCGAGACGCTCGTGCTCTCGAACGCGGTCTGTTACGACTCCTGGCCCGTCGAGTTCATCTCGACGATGGGGTTGCCGAAGACGGAGGCGATGGACGCCGACGAGTTCGAGGCGCGACTCGACTTCGCCTTCGACGACGGCCTCTACGGTGACGACGCCGACCCCGAGTGGCTCGACGGCATGAAGGCGCCGTGGCTCGCGGCGGGCGGCCAGCGCGCGCTCGCGCGTGCCGCCGTCGCCACCAACACCAACCACACCACGGAAATCGACTACGGCGCCATCGACGCCGACGTCTACTGCCTGTGGGGCGTCGACGACCGGATGCAACCGCTGGCCTACGGCGAGCGACTCGCCGACGACCTCGACGGCGAGGTGGTCGAACTGGAGCGGGCGTACCAC